From Cydia strobilella chromosome 7, ilCydStro3.1, whole genome shotgun sequence, one genomic window encodes:
- the LOC134743270 gene encoding uncharacterized protein LOC134743270 isoform X1, giving the protein MSASPDFDPAARQDYRPATSSENVYEHVMEHKLADNMSVPSIRTPVLRALPLSPTDGDPEPDSTHPESIIQSARSNIDKEVEYHITDKRRDTEMSVDALSGLVRIEEGLDNVGRITYPIIQEGDDSGDGNYENTSATLIQAPLNTAIVQNVAKLPQNFTINVDATVSNITAIQNVSQDVGNQTLWLPTILTSAAPTDSKSEEERSQSGLSQIIITSESYVNDTNQMGRRTNIVTETSYASRPKSSKVQILSNISIPKNTSYSSQYITQGKDLASPVYGTQNHVYKLSTNVMSQKHLNNSVLCSKPPKSQSLIGCSTLSPQVISSPIKNVSYSHTFTKSSNLKSLGKVNNGANLNAVVAASSGNTQCHILSRVVSGPNKMSVHSGRKSLNTLKQAKNSGQLSGQKNQSRAIKIIQQAGTAHKSESKAWPVASVATYKNQQPIYGVVDSNTSKIIQKVGSPTHKSHHQIQKLPSKGERLVLQSPCGPVLISTAPISTSMPRGPHYVQSGATPNLRYVQTYTPTDNQLSTVSQVSANQQLTAQILQSLAQPKLMLHPSANSPLIPPPQPVEEHMEPKPINQRRIVFGDKSTRLTADDIIGSEERPNLSEELQRYTFHDLALVMLDHTYAQPVQKQPAPAPPPAPAPAPAPVYAPPLPLPPAPAVASPPPGPTPPSPLKRHSPVIMSTVPYEPAAPLVAPIPAAPPLPLSTLSYKPTPIQEDDTASVISSIDGDRRPAAGGSDTETAPEAEEEGKTRCVCEFTHDDGYMICCDRCGEWQHVDCMGIDRNNIPDAYMCELCQPRAVDRRHARAIQLRKREELNALGASDTDSSETTRVPGGRRKRLLTVTTYTDTSGSCVTTYNTASPAVPTLPPLPPMPQPTLTLPKRGPKRPKKAEVVRKGTKRKLTEKRVKRKKEMMMNRSKFATSVTSQSHWGESFEQAMTNHYSPELRAKIMKYSSKLGNTTNTSSAITAHLCTTVPHAGGKILIATKDLKENTPVIELRGKYMLSNQHRPQLQNSARAGSQKPGPFVFFYRLPKDNTQICIDTRTYGNEARFVRRSCKPNAELQHCIIKGALHVYLYTVGTIPSNTEITVGHDTNGSKQPCACGNPKHCKVNGLTSSLVARKTMEYPPREKRSRNRCSSSSSPASPPLAPVLASPAKEYPCPVTPVKIEKKSPLKYEYSPMSPVKNAIMALDFDQPMKTETPEDIKPEMDLTAKEEMKPEIDEPDYVKMETEEEKPAEPVPDPEPQPEPEPIKAEPEPIKEEVQPQKEEAKAEPEPEEEIPVKQEVLKEEIKEIKEEIKEEPKEVKQESPKKESPKMEERERRTRRDGLEDERPATREYTAKSACHDRSSRSSRNTCTNQDSLDDKTDDSQDKLPTNKEKDKKKMTREERKMEAIMKAFERMEKAEQRKQEVKERQKRRESDPHPNAVDKDDDDDFQCSSKKRKKRKGRARTTSQSNRRRLNSADSDLVTSGDEPRTPPRPPRRDSAPHNNEADRNNDGINEDLGLSSACLLVEAAVGSVESAFKLPKTKKTMATEWIGRSPERTPSPYRSPYRPPLMSATSLESLVRVASTMIGDLSGAPDFHEEDATSPPRTPGRDRSRPPKKARRITRSTPPTEIVETTPTVIPQHSAKKRWLRQAISEESDSPNADAFVAESPPNEIVTPLKKRRLARESLSCEPNNIVPCHDETSPNLTSEDSPVKDDGAGGVIRQYNVRGIMEGVYGRDRDRTRSDSGQGSDDQCHPDHDVLNVNMATTDTEHIRRIIGVPTPEDELPPPAKPDFTTTTNNNNVEPDDPNYDKVLPMDIDTTVTPQPKLESSEPTNCDIKGLDLLNDKQNSSRSADTSGNSSPQRDEMDDIQKKIHSFHTENILILKSRNKKPPKEKRKKVNLNFDLNMVDDQISIQLRTEKESSKSPEINGDIHDDISNSALPAPENIPLPDDPGPIPPLEAIPLPEEPMRPIKKQYTGNMKNSKLVINGVTHDSYTIGDSMALPAPENIPLPEDQGPLSVIPPLETIPLPEEPRRPLKARVKLMMEKEEKEALSNDTDSKSSEINGEMHSEVESIPLPDDIPSLEAIPLPEEPMEPMRVPASPAIKPEEKSLPVKDKPSVLESPLPFSSRFSSTGLFSGIFSNFSQPYEVPASADPVPSIIKSAIDRTTSLDNSIFDKDSITGVDELKSVQEILTRVSNMDSNNSVLLSGVLQGSGSGEAGAALHGLPGPAKPFGARASDPRLNPPPQDKPKPVRRKLSITEYRKRHRGALNEESHPSEGEAHGPEWSSESSGASGAGSLSPQRLDAAAAAAADDLEQRLHRELANTHLPKVAPSDSGALTGVFDAQPTASERQRENLSSRLRREFGLALPEDERNEPPTEGAAVVPLRRCDR; this is encoded by the exons ATGTCAGCTTCTCCAGACTTTGATCCTGCTGCCCGGCAA GATTACCGGCCGGCCACCTCCAGTGAAAATGTGTATGAACATGTTATGGAACATAAATTAGCAGATAATATGAGTGTACCAAGCATTAGAACTCCAGTTTTAAGGGCTCTGCCCCTTTCCCCCACTGATGGTGACCCTGAACCTGATTCTACTCACCCAGAAAGTATTATCCAGTCTGCACGCAGTAATATTGATAAAGAAGTAGAGTACCACATTACTGACAAGAGACGGGACACAGAGATGTCTGTAGATGCATTATCTGGACTTGTAAGGATTGAGGAAGGTCTTGATAATGTTGGACGCATCACTTACCCTATTATACAAGAAGGAGATGACTCTGGTGATGGCAACTATGAAAACACAAGTGCCACTCTCATCCAGGCTCCACTGAACACTGCAATTGTTCAGAATGTCGCAAAGCTGCCACAGAACTTCACTATAAATGTAGATGCCACTGTAAGCAACATTACAGCTATTCAAAATGTATCACAAGATGTTGGCAATCAGACTCTATGGCTGCCCACTATTCTCACAAGCGCTGCCCCTACTGACAGCAAGAGTGAAGAGGAGAGATCACAATCTGGTCTATCACAGATCATTATAACCAGTGAAAGCTATGTCAATGATACAAATCAAATGGGAAGACGGACAAATATAGTAACGGAAACTAGCTATGCAAGCCGACCCAAATCATCAAAAGTACAAATTTTGAGCAACATATCTATCCCAAAGAACACAAGTTATTCATCACAGTATATAACCCAGGGCAAAGATCTCGCCTCACCAGTGTACGGCACACAGAACCATGTGTACAAGTTGAGCACTAATGTGATGTCACAAAAGCATTTAAATAATTCAGTACTATGCTCGAAGCCTCCAAAGAGTCAGTCTTTAATTGGCTGCTCTACGTTGTCACCTCAAGTAATCAGCAGCCCTATCAAAAACGTTTCTTATAGCCACACTTTTACGAAAAGCTCTAATTTGAAATCTCTGGGCAAAGTGAACAATGGTGCTAACTTAAACGCCGTGGTCGCGGCGTCCTCGGGAAACACGCAGTGTCATATACTATCGCGGGTCGTCTCAGGCCCTAATAAGATGTCCGTTCACTCGGGCAGAAAATCTCTAAATACTTTGAAACAGGCAAAAAATTCCGGCCAGCTCTCGGGACAGAAGAATCAATCGAGAGCTATCAAAATAATACAGCAGGCAGGCACTGCGCATAAATCAGAGTCCAAGGCCTGGCCTGTCGCTAGTGTGGCTACATATAAGAACCAGCAGCCGATATATGGTGTAGTGGATTCAAACACATCTAAGATCATACAGAAAGTGGGTAGTCCGACACATAAGAGTCATCATCAGATTCAAAAGTTGCCTTCTAAAGGTGAGAGGTTGGTTCTCCAATCGCCTTGTGGGCCCGTGCTTATATCCACAGCGCCTATAAGCACAAGTATGCCGCGCGGGCCTCACTACGTCCAGTCTGGTGCCACGCCCAACTTGAGATACGTACAGACCTACACTCCAACAGACAATCAGCTCTCTACTGTATCTCAAGTGTCAGCAAACCAGCAGCTGACTGCTCAGATATTGCAATCGCTAGCGCAGCCCAAGCTGATGTTGCATCCCAGTGCAAATTCTCCACTGATACCACCTCCTCAACCTGTGGAGGAACATATGGAGCCAAAACCGATTAATCAAAGGAGGATTGTGTT CGGTGACAAGTCGACACGTTTAACTGCGGACGATATAATCGGCAGCGAGGAGCGCCCGAATCTATCGGAAGAACTACAGCGGTATACCTTCCACGACCTGGCACTCGTGATGTTGGACCATACATACGCGCAGCCCGTGCAGAAgcagcccgcgcccgcgccgccgcccgcccccgcccccgcccccgcgcccgtcTATGCGCCGCCGCTCCCGctcccgcccgcgcccgccgtcGCGTCCCCTCCGCCGGGGCCGACGCCTCCGAGCCCGTTGAAGAGGCACTCGCCCGTCATCATGTCGACCGTGCCTTACGAACCGGCCGCACCCCTGGTAGCACCAATCCCCGCCGCTCCACCCCTGCCCCTGAGTACTCTGAGTTACAAGCCTACCCCGATACAAGAGGACGACACCGCGTCCGTCATCTCGTCGATCGACGGCGACCGTCGTCCCGCCGCCGGCGGCAGCGACACTGAAACCGCAccggaagccgaggaggaaggaaAAACTCGATGCGTCTGCGAGTTTACACACGACGACGGATACATGATCTGCTGCGACCGCTGCGGCGAATGGCAGCACGTTGACTGCATGGGCATCGACCGGAACAACATCCCTGATGCCTACATGTGTGAACTGTGCCAACCTCGAGCTGTTGACCGAAGGCATGCGCGAGCGATCCAGCTACGAAAGCGAGAGGAACTCAACGCGCTCGGCGCTTCCGATACGGACTCTTCAGAAACCACCAGGGTGCCCGGAGGGCGCCGCAAGCGACTCCTCACCGTCACCACTTACACTGACACCAGTGGGTCTTGTGTCACTACGTATAATACGGCCTCCCCTGCCGTGCCTACCTTACCACCGCTACCCCCGATGCCGCAACCGACTCTCACTCTACCCAAACGCGGCCCTAAGCGCCCTAAGAAGGCAGAAGTTGTCAGAAAAGGCACCAAGAGAAAACTTACAGAAAAGAGAGTCAAACGCAAGAAGGAGATGATGATGAACCGAAGCAAGTTCGCCACGAGCGTAACCAGCCAATCACATTGGGGTGAATCGTTTGAGCAAGCGATGACTAATCATTACAGCCCTGAACTGAGGgcgaaaataatgaaatacagCAGTAAACTAGGCAACACGACGAACACGTCATCCGCTATTACGGCGCATTTGTGTACCACTGTGCCCCACGCGGGCGGCAAAATCCTTATTGCGACAAAGGACTTGAAAGAAAACACGCCAGTCATAGAGCTTAGAGGGAAATATATGTTGTCGAACCAGCACAGGCCGCAGTTACAAAATTCAGCGCGTGCGGGCAGCCAGAAACCTGGGCCTTTCGTCTTCTTCTACAGACTGCCTAAGGATAACACGCAAATCTGTATCGATACAAGAACGTATGGCAACGAGGCGAGATTCGTAAGGAGATCTTGCAAACCCAACGCCGAGCTCCAACACTGCATAATCAAAGGCGCGCTACATGTTTACTTATACACTGTTGGAACAATCCCCTCGAATACAGAAATAACAGTCGGGCACGACACTAACGGCAGCAAGCAGCCGTGCGCCTGCGGAAACCCTAAACACTGCAAGGTCAACGGTTTAACTTCTTCACTAGTTGCGAGGAAAACCATGGAATACCCTCCAAGAGAAAAGAGGAGTAGGAATAGGTGTTCCAGCTCATCTTCCCCTGCGTCGCCACCGCTGGCACCCGTCCTAGCTTCCCCGGCTAAAGAATACCCTTGCCCAGTAACACCCGTCAAAATAGAAAAGAAATCACCCCTCAAATACGAATACTCTCCAATGTCTCCCGTAAAAAATGCCATCATGGCCCTCGACTTTGACCAGCCAATGAAAACAGAGACCCCAGAAGATATCAAACCAGAAATGGATTTAACGGCCAAAGAGGAGATGAAACCGGAAATAGACGAGCCAGATTACGTGAAAATGGAAACTGAGGAGGAGAAACCAGCAGAACCGGTCCCAGATCCTGAGCCTCAACCTGAACCGGAACCGATTAAAGCAGAACCGGAACCAATCAAAGAGGAAGTACAACCTCAAAAAGAAGAAGCTAAGGCAGAACCTGAACCTGAAGAAGAAATACCCGTAAAACAAGAGGTGCTAAAagaagaaataaaagaaattaaaGAGGAAATAAAAGAAGAGCCTAAAGAAGTTAAACAAGAGAGTCCAAAGAAAGAGTCGCCTAAAATGGAAGAAAGGGAGCGTAGGACAAGACGAGATGGTTTAGAAGATGAAAGACCAGCTACACGGGAATATACAGCCAAATCGGCATGCCACGATCGATCGTCCAGGTCTAGTAGGAACACTTGTACGAACCAGGACTCTTTGGATGATAAAACTGATGATTCGCAGGACAAACTGCCAACCAATAAGGAGAAGGATAAGAAGAAAATG ACTCGTGAGGAGCGTAAAATGGAAGCGATCATGAAGGCGTTCGAACGCATGGAGAAAGCAGAACAACGTAAACAAGAGGTGAAAGAACGGCAAAAACGGAGGGAATCCGATCCTCACCCAAATGCGGTGGACAAGGATGACGATGATGACTTTCAGTGCAGCTCGAAAAAGAGGAAGAA ACGCAAAGGCCGAGCCCGCACAACTTCCCAATCCAACCGGCGGCGACTGAACTCGGCCGACAGCGACCTGGTGACGTCGGGCGACGagccgcgcacgccgccgcgACCGCCGCGCAGGGACAGCGCGCCGCACAACAACGAGGCCGACAGGAACAACGATGGGATCAATGAA GATCTTGGCCTAAGCTCAGCATGTTTACTAGTAGAAGCCGCCGTCGGTTCAGTGGAATCCGCCTTTAAACTGCCTAAAACTAAGAAAACTATGGCCACGGAATGGATCGGTCGCTCGCCCGAGCGGACGCCGTCGCCCTACAGGTCTCCATACCGACCGCCTTTGATGTCCGCCACATCTCTAGAGAGCCTCGTGAGAGTTGCCTCGACGATGATTGGCGATTTAAGTGGTGCCCCTGATTTCCACGAGGAAGATGCGACATCCCCACCCAGAACCCCCGGCCGGGATCGAAGCAGACCCCCGAAGAAGGCTAGAAGGATTACTCGGAGCACCCCTCCGACTGAAATCGTAGAAACGACGCCTACTGTGATACCCCAGCATAGTGCTAAGAAACGGTGGCTGAGACAGGCCATCAGTGAAGAAAGCGACTCTCCTAATGCGG ATGCGTTTGTTGCAGAATCTCCGCCCAACGAAATAGTGACGCCATTGAAGAAGCGACGGTTAGCGAGAGAATCGCTATCTTGCGAACCTAATAATATTGTGCCT TGTCACGATGAGACGTCACCCAATTTAACGTCCGAGGACTCCCCGGTGAAGGACGACGGCGCCGGCGGTGTGATCCGGCAGTACAACGTGCGCGGCATCATGGAGGGCGTGTACGGCCGCGACCGCGACCGCACGCGCTCCGACAGCGGTCAGGGCTCCGACGACCAGTGCCATCCCGACCACGACGTGCTCAACGTCAACATGGCCACCACCGACACCGAGCACATCCGCCGCATCATCGGCGTGCCCACCCCCGAGGACGAGCTGCCTCCGCCGGCCAAGCCCGACttcaccaccaccaccaacaacaacaacgtcGAACCCGACGACCCCAACTACGACAAGGTCCTCCCTATGGACATCGACACCACCGTCACCCCCCAACCCAAATTAGAGAGTAGTGAACCCACCAATTGTGATATCAAAGGTTTGGACCTGCTCAATGATAAGCAGAACAGTTCCCGATCCGCAGATACTAGTGGAAACTCGTCGCCTCAGCGCGACGAGATGGACGACATTCAGAAGAAGATACACTCCTTCCACACCGAAAACATTCTCATCCTCAAGAGCAGGAACAAGAAACCTCCAAAAGAAAAGCGGAAGAAGGTCAATCTGAACTTCGATCTCAACATGGTGGACGACCAAATCAGTATTCAATTGCGCACAGAGAAGGAGAGTTCGAAGTCGCCAGAGATTAATGGTGACATTCACGACGATATCAGCAATTCAGCGTTACCGGCGCCCGAAAACATACCTTTGCCTGACGATCCGGGCCCGATTCCTCCTCTAGAAGCGATACCGTTACCGGAGGAGCCGATGCGGCCTATAAAGAAGCAATATACCGGAAACATGAAGAACTCCAAACTGGTGATTAATGGAGTTACGCACGACTCATACACGATCGGGGACTCGATGGCTCTGCCGGCGCCAGAGAACATCCCCCTGCCGGAAGACCAGGGCCCGCTATCTGTGATACCGCCGCTGGAGACGATTCCTCTGCCCGAGGAGCCGCGGCGGCCGCTAAAGGCCCGAGTCAAGCTGATGATGGAAAAAGAGGAGAAGGAAGCGTTATCCAACGATACAGACTCAAAGTCGTCCGAAATCAACGGGGAGATGCACTCCGAAGTGGAATCTATCCCTTTGCCGGACGACATCCCTTCACTAGAGGCTATCCCTCTGCCGGAGGAACCGATGGAACCCATGCGAGTGCCCGCGTCCCCCGCGATCAAACCTGAAGAAAAATCGTTACCGGTGAAAGATAAACCCTCAGTTCTGGAGAGCCCGCTCCCCTTCTCGTCGAGGTTCAGCTCGACCGGACTGTTCTCGGGGATCTTCAGCAACTTCTCGCAACCCTACGAAGTGCCGGCGTCCGCGGACCCGGTGCCGTCTATAATAAAAAGTGCAATAGATAGGACTACAAGTTTAGACAATAGTATATTCGACAAAGATAGTATTACGGGTGTGGACGAACTGAAGAGCGTGCAGGAGATATTGACTCGCGTGAGCAACATGGACTCGAATAACAGTGTGCTGCTGTCGGGGGTGCTGCAGGGCTCCGGGTCGggcgaggcgggcgcggcgCTGCACGGGCTGCCGGGCCCGGCCAAGCCCTTCGGCGCGCGCGCCTCCGACCCGCGCCTCAACCCGCCGCCGCAGGACAAGCCCAAACCGGTCAGAAGGAAG CTCTCTATCACCGAATACCGCAAGCGGCACCGAGGGGCGCTCAACGAGGAGTCGCACCCGTCGGAGGGCGAGGCGCACGGGCCGGAATGGTCGTCGGAGTCGTCGGGCGCGTCGGGCGCGGGCTCGCTGTCGCCGCAGCGGCTGGacgcggccgccgccgccgccgccgatgaCCTGGAGCAGAGGCTGCATCGGGAGCTCGCTAATACGCATTTGCCTAAAG TCGCACCTTCGGACAGCGGAGCGCTTACAG GAGTGTTCGACGCACAGCCGACGGCGTCCGAGCGGCAACGGGAGAACCTCAGCTCGCGGCTGCGGCGCGAGTTCGGCCTCGCCCTGCCCGAGGACGAGCGAAACGAGCCCCCCACAG